A DNA window from Lusitaniella coriacea LEGE 07157 contains the following coding sequences:
- a CDS encoding aminotransferase class V-fold PLP-dependent enzyme produces the protein MTNLQSPVNLHQYRQNFSALANKAYFNFGGQGTISRQALEGIHEAYEYIQQWGPFSTTVNQWVMKQGKLTRSAIAAELGTTSDTITLTENVTAGCNIPLWGIDWQAGDRVLMSDCEHPGIVATVRELARRFSIEVSVFPLLETLNEGNPTAVIEQHLQPDTRLVIFSHLLWNTGQILPLEEIIDLCRNYNSHKPLQILVDAAQSVGSLPLNLTELGVDFYAFTGHKWLCGPAGVGGLYVRPEARETIAPTFIGWRGVIQDGEGNPVGWKPTGERFEVATSAFPLYVGLQRAIALHQEWGTPQERYEQIRQNGQYLWQRLCQIKGVQCLKTSPPEAGLVSFKLTENRSHGKFVQTLEKQGFLLRTLLYPDCIRACVHYFTDRAEMDRLADAIAQLINQ, from the coding sequence ATGACCAATCTCCAATCTCCAGTCAATTTGCACCAATATCGCCAGAATTTTTCCGCCCTTGCCAATAAAGCGTATTTCAATTTTGGGGGTCAAGGAACGATTTCTCGCCAAGCCTTGGAAGGGATTCACGAGGCTTACGAATATATTCAACAATGGGGTCCTTTTTCTACAACCGTTAATCAGTGGGTTATGAAACAAGGGAAATTAACCCGAAGCGCGATCGCGGCAGAATTGGGAACAACTTCGGATACGATTACTCTGACGGAAAATGTGACTGCGGGGTGTAATATCCCGTTATGGGGAATTGATTGGCAAGCTGGCGATCGCGTGTTGATGAGCGATTGCGAACATCCCGGTATTGTCGCAACGGTGCGAGAGTTAGCGCGTCGCTTCTCCATTGAAGTTTCGGTTTTCCCTCTCCTGGAAACGCTGAATGAGGGGAATCCCACAGCAGTTATCGAACAACACCTTCAACCCGATACGCGCTTGGTGATTTTCTCGCACCTATTGTGGAATACGGGGCAAATTTTACCCCTGGAAGAAATTATCGATCTTTGTCGCAACTATAACAGTCACAAGCCGCTACAAATTTTGGTGGATGCCGCTCAATCCGTGGGTTCGCTACCGCTCAATTTAACGGAGTTGGGAGTAGATTTTTACGCTTTTACCGGACATAAATGGCTGTGTGGCCCTGCGGGGGTTGGCGGGTTATACGTGCGTCCCGAAGCGAGGGAAACGATTGCACCGACGTTTATTGGCTGGCGGGGGGTAATTCAGGATGGGGAAGGCAATCCGGTGGGTTGGAAACCGACGGGGGAACGGTTTGAGGTGGCAACGTCGGCGTTTCCTTTGTATGTGGGATTGCAGCGCGCGATCGCGCTTCATCAAGAATGGGGAACCCCTCAAGAACGCTACGAACAGATTCGGCAAAATGGTCAGTATCTTTGGCAGCGTTTGTGCCAAATCAAGGGAGTACAATGCCTCAAAACTTCTCCCCCAGAAGCGGGTTTAGTCTCCTTCAAACTTACCGAGAATCGCTCGCATGGAAAATTCGTCCAAACCTTGGAAAAACAAGGCTTCCTGCTGCGCACCCTGCTCTATCCGGACTGCATTCGCGCCTGCGTTCACTACTTCACCGATCGCGCGGAAATGGATCGATTGGCGGACGCGATCGCGCAATTAATTAACCAATAA
- a CDS encoding DnaJ C-terminal domain-containing protein yields MQNFRNYYEILGVEKKASAEEIKKAYRKLARRYHPDMNPGDKSAEEQFKSINEAYDVLSDESKRVQYEQFSDFWQQGSKRQKGRGKASNDFSEYRDFNRFVDQVLNRPGQKTRVVDGKEAFRPGTTKTAYTVGTANRTAPRRTPPPRETVRDRAVTQEGTRRRDIEARLTLPLEKAYKGGRERIRLEDGRSLEVEMPVGMVDGQRVRLKNQGINGGDLYLKITVQPHPFFALQGVDIFCTVPLTPSEAILGGLVEVPTIDGLVKMNVPSPVKVGQRLRLANKGYPRSDGTRGDQLVEIQIAMPPEISPQERELYEKLRQIETFNPRQNLTT; encoded by the coding sequence ATGCAGAACTTTCGCAATTATTACGAAATTTTAGGCGTTGAGAAAAAAGCATCTGCGGAGGAAATCAAGAAAGCCTATCGCAAACTCGCACGGCGCTATCACCCCGATATGAATCCAGGGGATAAAAGCGCTGAGGAGCAGTTTAAGTCGATTAATGAGGCGTATGATGTCCTCTCAGACGAGAGCAAGCGCGTCCAGTACGAGCAATTTAGCGATTTTTGGCAGCAAGGCTCGAAGCGACAAAAGGGACGGGGGAAAGCGTCCAATGATTTTAGCGAGTACCGAGACTTCAACCGTTTTGTGGATCAAGTTCTCAATCGTCCGGGACAAAAAACGAGGGTGGTTGATGGGAAAGAGGCGTTTCGTCCTGGAACGACAAAAACCGCTTATACGGTGGGTACGGCGAATCGAACAGCACCGAGGCGAACTCCACCACCGCGCGAGACTGTGCGCGATCGCGCGGTAACCCAAGAAGGAACCCGCCGTCGAGACATTGAAGCGCGTCTCACCCTCCCCCTGGAAAAAGCCTACAAAGGCGGCAGAGAGCGCATTCGCTTGGAAGACGGACGCTCCCTTGAAGTAGAAATGCCTGTGGGGATGGTTGACGGTCAGCGCGTGCGCTTGAAAAATCAAGGTATTAATGGCGGCGATCTCTATCTCAAAATCACCGTTCAACCCCATCCTTTTTTTGCGCTTCAAGGGGTTGATATTTTCTGCACGGTTCCCCTCACTCCTAGCGAGGCGATTTTAGGAGGTCTTGTGGAAGTTCCCACAATCGATGGTTTGGTAAAAATGAACGTTCCCTCTCCTGTAAAAGTCGGTCAGCGCCTGCGTCTTGCCAATAAAGGCTATCCCCGCAGCGACGGAACCAGAGGCGATCAACTGGTGGAAATTCAAATTGCAATGCCGCCAGAGATTAGTCCCCAAGAACGAGAACTATACGAGAAGTTGCGACAGATCGAAACGTTTAATCCTCGGCAGAATTTGACGACTTAA
- the dnaK gene encoding molecular chaperone DnaK, giving the protein MGRVVGIDLGTTNSVVAVMEGSKPIVIANAEGMRTTPSVVGINKDGELVVGQMARRQAVLNPQNTFYGIKRFMGRKYGELTPESKRVPYTIRRDEQGNVKIRCPRLRKEFAPEEVSAMILRKLTEEAERYLGEPIREIVVTVPAYFNDSQRQATRDAGQIAGLDVLRIINEPTAAALAYGLDRQQTQTILVFDLGGGTFDVSLLDIGDGVFEVLSTSGDTQLGGNDFDKRIVDWLAEKFLETEGVDLRRDRQALQRLMEAAEKAKIELSGVSVTEINLPFITATDDGPKHIETRLTRLEFENLCGDLVSRLRRPLQRALKDAGISPVQVDEVVLVGGSTRIPLVQGLVRSFIDREPNQNVNPDEVVAVGAAIQGDILAGGTTDILLLDVTPLSLGLETVSGVMKKLIPRNTTIPVRRSDIFSTGENNQTLVEIHVLQGEREMSKDNKSLGRFKLTGIPPAPRGIPQVQVAFDIDANGILQVTAMDRTTGREQSIVIQGASTLSEGEVNRMIREAEEFAQVDRERREKVEKRDRAQALIDQSQRRLREVSLDFGGQFASYYRRQIESAIADLREYLKRNDEGGIDRSQADLQDALYQLNQEVRAQYGDEDEGIIDSIRRTLTGDNERGNRNSPYGYDPDPYDDPYNRGYSDWDRSDRGGYSDRRPPDRGGYRDRRPPDRGGYSDRRPPDRGGYQNDWDEEDDDWF; this is encoded by the coding sequence ATGGGTAGAGTAGTCGGCATCGACTTAGGAACAACCAACTCAGTTGTGGCAGTGATGGAAGGAAGTAAACCCATCGTAATTGCCAATGCCGAAGGAATGCGTACCACACCTTCTGTGGTTGGCATTAATAAGGACGGAGAGTTAGTCGTTGGACAAATGGCACGACGACAAGCAGTTCTCAACCCCCAAAACACGTTTTACGGCATTAAACGTTTTATGGGACGCAAGTATGGGGAACTCACGCCAGAATCTAAGCGCGTTCCCTACACCATTCGCCGCGATGAGCAAGGTAATGTAAAAATTCGCTGTCCCCGCTTGCGCAAAGAGTTTGCCCCAGAGGAAGTCTCTGCGATGATTCTGCGCAAGTTAACCGAGGAAGCAGAACGCTATTTGGGCGAACCCATTAGGGAAATTGTGGTAACGGTTCCGGCATATTTTAACGATTCCCAACGACAGGCAACTCGCGATGCCGGACAAATTGCCGGGTTGGACGTGCTGCGGATTATTAATGAACCAACAGCAGCAGCGCTGGCTTATGGTTTAGATCGCCAGCAAACTCAAACGATTTTGGTCTTTGATTTGGGCGGTGGAACCTTTGATGTCTCGCTGCTGGATATTGGGGACGGCGTATTTGAAGTTCTGTCAACCAGTGGCGATACCCAATTGGGGGGGAATGATTTTGATAAGCGAATTGTGGATTGGTTGGCGGAGAAGTTTTTAGAAACGGAAGGGGTGGATTTGCGGCGCGATCGTCAAGCATTGCAACGCTTGATGGAAGCGGCAGAGAAGGCGAAAATCGAACTTTCTGGGGTGAGCGTCACCGAGATCAATTTGCCCTTTATTACCGCGACAGATGATGGGCCAAAACACATTGAAACGCGGTTGACGCGATTGGAATTTGAAAATTTGTGCGGCGATTTGGTGAGTCGCTTGCGTCGTCCCCTACAACGAGCGCTGAAGGATGCGGGGATTAGTCCCGTTCAGGTGGATGAAGTGGTGCTGGTGGGCGGTTCGACGCGCATCCCATTGGTGCAAGGATTGGTGCGCAGCTTTATCGATCGCGAACCGAATCAAAATGTCAATCCCGATGAAGTGGTTGCAGTGGGTGCGGCGATTCAAGGAGATATCCTGGCGGGAGGGACAACAGACATCCTGTTGTTGGATGTTACCCCCCTGTCCTTGGGACTCGAAACCGTTAGCGGCGTGATGAAAAAACTCATTCCCCGCAACACGACAATTCCCGTGCGCCGTTCCGATATCTTCTCTACGGGGGAAAATAATCAAACCCTGGTGGAAATTCACGTTCTTCAAGGAGAACGGGAAATGTCAAAGGATAATAAATCCCTGGGACGATTTAAACTGACGGGAATTCCCCCCGCGCCGCGCGGCATTCCTCAAGTGCAAGTAGCTTTTGATATCGATGCCAATGGGATTCTGCAAGTGACGGCGATGGATCGCACCACCGGACGGGAGCAGAGTATTGTGATTCAAGGTGCGTCTACCCTCAGCGAGGGAGAGGTGAATCGCATGATTCGCGAGGCGGAAGAATTCGCTCAAGTGGATCGCGAACGGCGGGAGAAAGTGGAAAAACGCGATCGCGCGCAAGCTTTGATCGACCAATCTCAGCGACGATTGCGAGAAGTGAGTTTGGATTTTGGCGGTCAGTTTGCCAGTTACTATCGCCGTCAAATTGAAAGCGCGATCGCGGACTTGCGAGAATACCTCAAACGCAATGACGAAGGAGGAATCGATCGTTCTCAAGCAGACTTGCAAGATGCGCTCTATCAGTTGAATCAAGAAGTCAGAGCGCAGTACGGCGATGAGGATGAGGGAATCATCGATTCGATTCGCCGCACCTTAACCGGAGATAACGAACGAGGCAATCGCAATTCTCCCTATGGCTACGATCCCGATCCCTATGACGATCCCTACAATCGGGGATACTCCGATTGGGATCGTTCGGATCGCGGTGGATATTCCGATCGTCGTCCCCCAGATCGCGGCGGATATCGCGATCGCCGTCCCCCAGATCGCGGTGGATATTCCGATCGCCGTCCCCCAGATCGCGGCGGTTACCAAAATGATTGGGACGAGGAGGATGATGATTGGTTCTAA